The following proteins come from a genomic window of Corynebacterium crudilactis:
- a CDS encoding GtrA family protein: MSLKTQAFRFILTGGLSAVVDLGLLSLLQLVFGLPVPVARTISFIAGTTTAYMINRRWTFQAESSTSRFLSVVALYAVTFLINIGLQTLCSSLFENWGWNEAIAMVCAFVIAQGTGTTINFIVQRTIIFRVK, from the coding sequence ATGAGCCTGAAAACCCAAGCCTTCAGATTCATCCTCACCGGTGGCCTCTCCGCGGTGGTGGACCTCGGTTTGCTCTCTCTCCTCCAGCTGGTGTTCGGCCTTCCAGTCCCCGTTGCCCGCACCATTTCCTTTATCGCCGGCACGACTACTGCCTACATGATCAACCGCCGCTGGACCTTCCAAGCAGAAAGCTCCACCTCACGGTTCCTCTCCGTCGTAGCGCTATACGCCGTGACCTTCCTGATCAACATCGGCCTGCAAACCCTCTGTTCCTCCCTTTTTGAAAACTGGGGCTGGAACGAAGCGATCGCCATGGTGTGCGCCTTCGTGATCGCCCAAGGCACTGGAACCACCATCAACTTCATTGTCCAAAGAACCATCATTTTCCGAGTGAAGTAG
- a CDS encoding MOSC domain-containing protein has product MSARVLSTNIATIQQDPGGADRISGINKLPVASGIDVFAPGPHYGDGSGVVGDAIGDTQHHGGMHKAIYAFSREELDFWDPTYRNGYFGENLTTTGIMLEDLLINQQIRIGSVLLEVSIPRSPCRTFAHWLGVKGWLKTFTQRALPGSYFRVIEAGHINPGDAIEILEPPAHDITMSMAFRAKMGDKDLARRVVAAECLPERYHQDLLKLI; this is encoded by the coding sequence ATGTCTGCCCGCGTCCTCTCCACCAATATCGCCACCATTCAACAAGATCCAGGCGGAGCTGACCGCATCAGCGGCATCAACAAACTACCCGTGGCATCCGGCATCGATGTGTTCGCACCCGGACCTCATTACGGCGATGGCTCCGGAGTAGTTGGCGATGCCATCGGCGACACCCAACACCACGGTGGCATGCACAAAGCCATCTACGCTTTCTCCCGCGAAGAACTCGATTTCTGGGACCCCACCTACCGCAACGGCTATTTCGGCGAAAACCTCACCACCACCGGCATCATGCTGGAAGATCTCCTGATCAACCAACAAATACGCATCGGCTCAGTGCTACTGGAAGTTTCCATCCCACGCAGCCCCTGTCGCACATTCGCCCACTGGTTGGGTGTAAAAGGATGGCTGAAAACCTTCACTCAAAGAGCCCTCCCCGGAAGCTATTTCCGAGTCATCGAAGCAGGTCACATCAACCCTGGCGATGCAATCGAAATCCTCGAACCCCCAGCCCACGACATCACCATGTCAATGGCCTTTCGCGCAAAAATGGGCGACAAAGACCTCGCGCGCCGGGTTGTTGCAGCGGAATGCCTCCCGGAGCGCTACCACCAAGATCTGCTCAAACTGATCTAA
- a CDS encoding glycosyltransferase encodes MAKTRTHLQHGIDVAAVIVTHNRVELLRHSLEVVASQSYPVKHIVVVDNGADPDVEKLVAELAGDRGVYTPSRTNLGGGGGFAFGFLTALALGADAVWCADDDGRPEGPEVLKTLIDAASRHNLEEISPVVCNADYPERLAFPLRRGLEWRRMRSELIDPANPDDDLLPGIASLFNGALISAYAMERIGVPDYRLFIRGDEVEYHRRLVRSGLPFGTCLTTAYLHPDGSDEFKPILGGRMHTQYPDNDFKRFFTYRNRGYLMSQPGMRKLLPQEYARFAWFFLVQKRDVKGFREWLRLHKLGRDEKFSRP; translated from the coding sequence ATGGCTAAAACCCGGACTCATCTTCAGCATGGCATTGACGTCGCGGCGGTAATTGTGACGCATAATCGCGTTGAGTTGCTGCGGCATTCTTTGGAAGTGGTGGCGTCGCAAAGCTATCCGGTGAAGCACATTGTGGTGGTGGATAATGGGGCGGATCCGGACGTCGAAAAGCTGGTTGCTGAGCTGGCGGGAGACCGTGGTGTTTATACGCCTTCGCGCACCAATTTGGGCGGCGGCGGAGGTTTTGCGTTTGGTTTTTTGACGGCGTTGGCGCTGGGCGCGGATGCGGTGTGGTGCGCGGACGATGACGGCCGGCCAGAGGGCCCGGAGGTGCTCAAGACGCTTATCGACGCCGCCTCACGGCATAATCTGGAGGAGATTTCCCCAGTGGTATGCAACGCTGATTACCCGGAGCGGTTGGCATTCCCGCTGCGTCGGGGCTTGGAGTGGCGCCGGATGCGCAGTGAGTTGATTGATCCAGCCAACCCGGACGATGATCTGCTGCCAGGTATTGCATCCTTGTTTAATGGTGCCTTGATCAGTGCTTATGCGATGGAGCGCATTGGTGTGCCGGATTATCGCCTGTTTATTCGCGGCGATGAAGTGGAATACCATCGTCGTTTGGTGCGCTCAGGTTTGCCGTTTGGCACCTGTTTGACCACGGCGTATCTGCACCCGGATGGTTCTGATGAGTTCAAGCCAATTTTGGGTGGCCGGATGCATACGCAGTACCCGGATAATGATTTCAAGCGGTTTTTCACCTACCGCAACCGTGGTTACCTCATGAGCCAGCCTGGAATGCGCAAGCTTCTGCCACAGGAATATGCGCGTTTTGCGTGGTTCTTCCTGGTGCAAAAACGCGATGTGAAAGGTTTCCGCGAGTGGCTACGCCTGCATAAATTAGGTCGGGACGAGAAGTTTTCTAGGCCTTAG